In Persicimonas caeni, a single window of DNA contains:
- a CDS encoding arsenate reductase/protein-tyrosine-phosphatase family protein, with amino-acid sequence MTNKSKTRRIVFVCSGNICRSPLAEAMAKPMLEERGIPAVVISAGTLGLQGRSAAANSVTVAGEVGIDLEGHRSQGVSIPLMRMADHIVVMAPRHEAELVGKDRGLTGKIVRLWEYLDEDLDHIPDPVGQDVETFRVMRDRVQEALERWIGKL; translated from the coding sequence ATGACCAACAAGAGCAAAACCCGACGCATCGTCTTTGTCTGCAGCGGCAATATCTGTCGCTCCCCCCTCGCCGAGGCGATGGCCAAGCCGATGCTCGAAGAGCGCGGCATCCCCGCGGTGGTCATCTCGGCGGGCACCCTCGGCCTGCAGGGGCGCTCGGCGGCGGCCAACTCGGTCACCGTCGCCGGCGAAGTGGGCATCGACCTCGAGGGGCATCGCTCCCAGGGCGTCTCCATCCCGCTCATGCGCATGGCCGACCACATCGTGGTCATGGCGCCGCGCCACGAGGCCGAGCTCGTGGGCAAAGACCGCGGGCTTACCGGCAAGATTGTCCGGCTGTGGGAGTATCTCGACGAAGATCTGGACCATATCCCCGATCCGGTCGGTCAGGATGTAGAGACGTTTCGGGTGATGCGGGACCGTGTGCAGGAGGCGTTGGAGCGGTGGATTGGGAAGTTGTAG
- a CDS encoding YebC/PmpR family DNA-binding transcriptional regulator, whose amino-acid sequence MAGHSKWSNIKHKKKKKDRRRAKVWNKIIRELTVAAREQGGDPEYNPRLRLAIERAKDANMPKDNIENAIKRGTGELEGVDYEEKTYEGYGPNGVAVFVETMTDNINRTVAELRYIFDEHDASLGEDGCVAWQFERKGLIQVDAGSVDDKDAFLLEIIEYGGQEMEESTYESDDEDGPDEVPVYSVYTAFEALHDVLDELEAAGYRIRDATPVRVANQTMGLDDDALDAFLAFYEELDDHDDVQEIYVNLEVDGDAELDDVLAATG is encoded by the coding sequence ATGGCAGGCCACAGTAAGTGGAGCAACATCAAGCATAAAAAGAAGAAGAAGGACCGCCGGCGCGCCAAGGTCTGGAACAAGATCATCCGCGAGCTGACCGTCGCCGCGCGCGAGCAAGGCGGCGACCCCGAGTACAACCCGCGCCTTCGGCTGGCCATCGAGCGGGCCAAAGACGCGAATATGCCCAAGGACAACATCGAGAACGCCATCAAGCGCGGCACCGGCGAGCTCGAGGGGGTCGACTACGAGGAGAAGACCTACGAGGGCTACGGCCCCAACGGCGTGGCGGTCTTCGTGGAGACGATGACCGACAACATCAATCGCACCGTCGCCGAACTCCGCTACATCTTCGACGAGCACGACGCCAGCCTCGGCGAGGACGGCTGCGTGGCCTGGCAATTCGAGCGCAAGGGCCTCATCCAGGTCGACGCGGGCTCGGTCGACGACAAGGACGCCTTTTTGCTCGAGATCATCGAGTACGGCGGCCAAGAGATGGAAGAGTCGACCTACGAGAGCGACGACGAGGACGGACCCGATGAAGTGCCCGTCTACTCGGTCTACACCGCCTTCGAGGCATTGCACGACGTGCTTGATGAGCTCGAAGCTGCCGGGTACAGGATCCGCGACGCAACGCCGGTGCGCGTGGCCAACCAGACGATGGGGCTCGACGACGACGCCCTCGACGCCTTCTTGGCGTTCTACGAGGAGCTCGACGACCACGACGACGTCCAAGAGATCTACGTCAACTTAGAGGTCGACGGCGACGCCGAGCTCGACGATGTTTTGGCCGCCACGGGCTAG
- the ruvC gene encoding crossover junction endodeoxyribonuclease RuvC — MLILGIDPGSRYTGYGVVRKSGSEIIYVASGRINAARAGDLSERLPVIYEGICEIIEEFEPAQSAVESIFFAKNAMSSLKLGHARGVSLLALQMADVPLHEYPPASVKQAVAGHGRATKDEVNRMVKMTLRLEGELAEDAADALAVAICHCQAAGFADRLK; from the coding sequence GTGCTCATACTGGGTATCGACCCGGGCTCCCGCTACACCGGCTACGGAGTCGTCCGCAAATCGGGCAGTGAAATCATCTATGTCGCCAGCGGGCGCATCAACGCCGCGCGCGCCGGCGACCTCTCCGAGCGCTTGCCCGTCATCTACGAGGGCATCTGCGAGATCATCGAGGAGTTCGAGCCGGCCCAGTCGGCCGTCGAGTCGATCTTTTTCGCCAAGAACGCCATGTCGAGCCTCAAACTCGGCCACGCCCGCGGCGTCTCCCTGCTCGCCCTGCAGATGGCCGACGTCCCCCTGCACGAATACCCTCCCGCCTCGGTCAAACAGGCGGTGGCCGGCCACGGCCGCGCCACCAAGGACGAGGTCAACCGCATGGTCAAGATGACGCTTCGCCTCGAGGGCGAGCTCGCCGAGGACGCCGCCGACGCCCTCGCCGTGGCCATCTGTCACTGCCAAGCCGCCGGCTTTGCCGACCGCCTGAAGTAA
- the ruvA gene encoding Holliday junction branch migration protein RuvA, whose translation MIARLKGQLHLLSLNSIIVDVNGVGYHVQVPTGTAGRIKAGDDGEVSIQIHTSVREDAITLYGFATAEEKRLFTKLTSVSGIGPKLGLAVLSDLSPSEFIRAVRNSDVKALKQVSGIGKKTAQRVILEMKSSVDEFEFAELAPATPGATDGIADDLRSALANLGYADAEVDSVVSVMADDLDDGADLEPLLMDAIKMLS comes from the coding sequence ATGATCGCCAGACTCAAAGGCCAGCTCCACCTCCTCTCGCTCAACTCGATCATCGTCGACGTCAACGGCGTGGGCTACCACGTTCAGGTGCCCACCGGCACCGCCGGGCGCATCAAGGCCGGCGACGACGGCGAGGTCAGCATCCAAATCCACACCAGCGTGCGCGAAGACGCCATCACGCTGTACGGGTTTGCGACCGCCGAGGAGAAGCGCCTCTTCACCAAGCTCACGTCCGTCTCGGGCATCGGCCCCAAGCTCGGCCTGGCCGTGCTGTCGGACCTGAGCCCCTCGGAGTTCATCCGCGCGGTGCGCAACAGTGACGTCAAAGCCCTCAAGCAGGTCAGCGGCATCGGCAAGAAGACCGCCCAGCGGGTGATCTTGGAGATGAAGAGCTCGGTCGACGAGTTCGAGTTCGCCGAGCTCGCTCCGGCCACGCCAGGCGCGACCGATGGCATCGCCGACGATCTTCGCTCGGCGCTCGCCAACCTGGGCTACGCCGACGCCGAGGTCGACAGCGTCGTCAGCGTCATGGCCGACGATCTCGACGATGGCGCCGACCTCGAGCCGCTTCTAATGGACGCCATCAAAATGCTAAGCTGA
- the ruvB gene encoding Holliday junction branch migration DNA helicase RuvB, with translation MSNDSNIERSNVRRSPDAVASAPEDAPNSPNQRNPNLERAATEDDESIDRSLRPQSFDEFVGQDSIKENLGVMVQSAKMREDTLDHVLLCGPPGLGKTTMAHILAREMNANIHVTSGPALEQKKDLAGILSSLDHGDMLFIDECHRLNPVIEENLYPAMEDYYFDIVIGNGPHARSMKLSLPPFTMVGATTRAGLVSAPLRSRFGQVARLQYYDFSQLSLVIRRSAKLLEIGITETGAHEIARRSRGTPRIANRLLRRVRDYAIVDGDGHIDGDLADYALAKLKVDDAGFDDLDRLYLEALTAKFGGGPAGLSTLASAIDEEKDTIETVIEPYLLQQGYIQRTPQGRMATRMAFEHMNVPIPQNGSNNQNKLF, from the coding sequence ATGTCGAACGACTCGAATATCGAACGAAGCAACGTACGTCGAAGCCCCGACGCGGTCGCGTCTGCGCCCGAGGATGCCCCGAATAGTCCAAACCAGCGCAATCCGAACCTGGAGCGCGCGGCCACCGAAGACGACGAGTCGATCGATCGCTCGCTTCGGCCCCAATCTTTCGACGAGTTCGTCGGCCAGGACTCCATCAAGGAGAACCTGGGCGTGATGGTCCAGTCGGCCAAGATGCGCGAGGATACCCTCGACCACGTCCTCTTGTGCGGCCCGCCCGGGCTGGGCAAGACGACCATGGCGCATATCCTGGCGCGCGAGATGAACGCCAATATCCACGTCACCAGTGGCCCGGCGCTCGAGCAGAAAAAAGACCTCGCCGGCATCTTGAGCTCGCTCGACCACGGCGACATGCTCTTCATCGACGAGTGCCACCGGCTCAACCCGGTCATCGAGGAGAACCTCTATCCGGCGATGGAGGACTACTACTTCGACATCGTCATCGGAAACGGGCCGCACGCGCGCAGCATGAAGCTGTCGCTGCCGCCGTTCACGATGGTGGGAGCGACCACCCGCGCAGGGCTCGTCTCGGCGCCGCTTCGCAGCCGCTTCGGCCAGGTCGCCCGCCTCCAGTACTACGACTTTTCCCAGCTCAGCCTCGTCATCCGACGCAGCGCCAAGCTGCTCGAGATCGGCATCACCGAGACCGGCGCCCACGAAATCGCTCGGCGCAGCCGCGGCACGCCGCGTATCGCCAACCGGCTGCTTCGCCGCGTGCGCGACTACGCCATCGTCGACGGCGACGGGCATATCGACGGAGACCTCGCCGACTACGCGCTGGCCAAGCTCAAGGTCGACGACGCCGGCTTCGACGACCTCGATCGACTTTACCTCGAGGCTTTGACGGCCAAATTTGGCGGTGGCCCCGCCGGCCTGAGCACCCTGGCCTCGGCGATCGACGAAGAGAAGGATACCATCGAGACGGTCATCGAGCCGTATCTGCTCCAGCAGGGCTACATCCAGCGCACGCCCCAGGGACGCATGGCCACGCGCATGGCCTTCGAGCACATGAACGTGCCGATCCCGCAGAATGGGTCCAATAACCAGAACAAGCTCTTTTAA
- the folE gene encoding GTP cyclohydrolase I, with product MSDEAVEHARALLHALGLDETVDPELRTAPERFTELLKTMFSGVTDEPPVLSTFPVEATDTSSESRPDNDAALEPVVLLDLPFQSMCVHHLVPMFGSIDVAYVPRDRIVGFGSIGRAIDFVCARPQVQERIVTQLADLIERHLEPEGLLVRCRARQLCMEMRGAKKRGTLVSTASRGSLRSGERRLEIMRQFAQADSAL from the coding sequence ATGTCAGATGAAGCCGTCGAACACGCACGCGCCCTGCTCCACGCGTTGGGCCTCGACGAGACGGTCGATCCGGAGCTACGCACCGCTCCGGAGCGATTCACCGAGCTCTTGAAGACCATGTTCTCCGGGGTGACCGACGAGCCGCCGGTGCTGAGCACCTTTCCGGTCGAGGCGACGGACACCTCCTCGGAGAGCCGCCCCGACAACGACGCCGCGCTCGAGCCGGTCGTCCTGCTCGACCTCCCCTTCCAGAGCATGTGCGTGCATCACCTGGTGCCGATGTTCGGCTCCATCGACGTCGCCTACGTGCCGCGGGACCGCATCGTCGGCTTCGGCAGCATCGGACGCGCCATCGACTTCGTGTGCGCCCGCCCGCAGGTCCAAGAGCGCATCGTCACGCAGCTCGCCGACCTCATCGAGCGACACCTCGAGCCCGAGGGCCTCTTGGTGCGCTGTCGCGCCCGCCAGCTGTGCATGGAGATGCGCGGCGCCAAAAAGCGCGGCACGCTGGTGTCGACCGCCTCGCGCGGCTCGCTTCGCTCCGGCGAGCGTCGCCTCGAAATCATGCGCCAGTTCGCCCAGGCTGACTCCGCGCTATGA
- a CDS encoding NAD(P)/FAD-dependent oxidoreductase, producing the protein MNAPKAQTDKVDTDCVIVGAGPAGISAAKWLLSFGVPFRWFSTDGDVGGLLHRVSNAIHNYPGGHFGSGLDLVDALRADVADLDDTSPVAAHVRQLRLSDGRWHATFLDAAPVSADSVILATGTRYRTLGVPGEDEAMGDCVSQSATADGEHYTGRTVAVVGGGDAGFENALRLAEHGCNVWMLLRNDQFKARPHFVERVEANPNIEFYPFPTTVTEIRPGEGDDACRLILDVAGRRQLLDVACLFVRIGVEPVLPAIMPSLETSGGFVVVDSHQQTSADGLFAAGDVTDCLLRSVATAVGAGATAAKAAALRLGYL; encoded by the coding sequence ATGAACGCCCCCAAGGCTCAGACCGACAAAGTCGATACGGACTGCGTGATCGTCGGCGCCGGACCGGCCGGCATCAGCGCCGCCAAGTGGCTGCTCTCCTTTGGCGTCCCCTTTCGCTGGTTTAGCACCGACGGCGACGTGGGCGGGCTCCTCCACCGCGTCAGCAACGCCATCCACAACTATCCGGGCGGGCATTTCGGCTCGGGGCTCGACCTCGTCGACGCGCTGCGCGCCGACGTCGCCGACCTCGACGACACATCCCCGGTCGCCGCCCACGTCCGCCAACTGCGCCTGTCGGACGGCCGCTGGCACGCCACCTTTCTCGACGCCGCGCCTGTGAGCGCCGACTCGGTCATTTTGGCCACCGGCACCCGCTACCGCACGCTGGGCGTGCCCGGCGAAGACGAGGCGATGGGCGACTGCGTCAGCCAGTCGGCCACCGCCGACGGCGAGCACTACACGGGCCGCACCGTCGCCGTGGTTGGCGGCGGCGACGCCGGCTTCGAGAACGCCCTTCGCCTGGCCGAGCACGGCTGCAACGTGTGGATGCTGCTGCGCAACGACCAGTTCAAAGCCCGCCCCCATTTTGTCGAGCGTGTGGAGGCGAACCCGAATATCGAGTTCTACCCCTTTCCGACGACCGTGACCGAGATTCGCCCCGGCGAAGGTGATGACGCCTGTCGGCTCATCCTCGACGTCGCCGGGCGACGCCAACTCTTGGACGTCGCGTGTCTGTTCGTGCGCATCGGCGTCGAGCCGGTGCTCCCGGCCATCATGCCGTCGCTCGAAACCTCCGGCGGCTTCGTCGTCGTCGACTCCCACCAACAGACCTCGGCTGACGGCCTCTTCGCCGCCGGCGACGTGACTGACTGCCTGCTGCGCTCGGTCGCCACCGCGGTGGGCGCCGGAGCAACCGCCGCAAAAGCCGCGGCGCTCCGGCTCGGTTACCTGTAA